From uncultured Pseudodesulfovibrio sp.:
GGATCATTTCCCACAAAGCCTTGTTCAAGGGTAAGAGGATTGCCGGGGGCACTGACTGAGACATCAAAATCCAGAGGGACAATGATTTGGTCTCCACCGACAGCCGGTTCCTGATCCCAATCCTGTTGCAACAGGAAGATGTGGACCACGATTGAGATGGCAACGCAGGTGCCGAGAATCTGGCGCGAGGTCATTGTTGTGCCTCGGCCTTTTCGGCTTCTTCTCCTTTGGTGCTGGTCGCGATAACGAGGTTGCTGAATCCGTTGGACCGGACCAAATCCACAATGCGGACAAATTGTTCCACCCGGGCTTGCGGGGCTGATTTCAGGAGAATGTGTGCCGGTTGTAGCGCCAGCGGTTGCGATGCTGTGGATTGCAGTTTGTAGGCGAGGGAGAGCAGGGTGATCGGCTTGGTGTCACAGAACACATCGCCGTTGGTTCGCAACTCTATTTCCATGGATTTGCCTGAAACCGGTTTGGAAGATTCGGCTGGCGGAAGTTCCATTTCCATGCCTTTTGCCGTGAAGACGGTTGAAACAACGAAAAATATTAAAAGGATGAACACTACGTCCAATAACGGGGTGATGTCCGGCGAAGCAGGGCGTGGTTTTTTCTGCTCAAAGGAAACCATGAAAAGGCCTATTTGATCCCTTCAAGGAAGGTGTTGGTCATACGCTGCATGGCAAAGGCATTTTTATCGTACTCGCGACAAAACCAGCGGTGTGCCAGAAGTGAGGGGATTGCGACACTCAAGCCCGCTGCCGTTGTGAGAAGTGCCTGCCAGATACCGCCTGCAAGCATGGTGATGTCGACGTTGCCGGAAGCGGAGAGACGGGAAAAAGCATTGATCATGCCGAGGACCGTGCCGAGTAAGCCTATGAGTGGGGCTGTCGTGGCGACTGTGGCCAGAAAAT
This genomic window contains:
- a CDS encoding biopolymer transporter ExbD, with the protein product MVSFEQKKPRPASPDITPLLDVVFILLIFFVVSTVFTAKGMEMELPPAESSKPVSGKSMEIELRTNGDVFCDTKPITLLSLAYKLQSTASQPLALQPAHILLKSAPQARVEQFVRIVDLVRSNGFSNLVIATSTKGEEAEKAEAQQ